Proteins from a single region of Cystobacter ferrugineus:
- a CDS encoding FAD-dependent monooxygenase, whose protein sequence is MLVSGASISGLTIAYWLARYGFDVTVVERAPHLRPGGQALDVRGPALTVAERMGILARLREHSTRLTGFSMVDANGKETHRSEERTLTGGRFESPDVEIMRDDLCRVLHEVVGNRVEYLFDDSVASLTQNTSGVDVTFERAASRRFELIVGADGLHSRVRKLAFGPEPRFLRRLGNSYIAVFGMPNFLGLERWEVMYQDEGTGVGAMVMALRKDANARAYVGFTAAEPIEYDYRDIVAQKRLMAERLSGGGWVLPQIVEHMMTAPDFHFDSISQIRMEGWSRGRIVLVGDAGYSVALASGQGTSVAMVGAYVLAGELARHKDDLASGITSYESALRDYVIRNQDMAVKQHEQNASLQAPAVGEPTDEGENGAADGLPDFGALTLPFELKDYEGLVRQS, encoded by the coding sequence GTGCTGGTCTCCGGCGCCAGCATCTCCGGTCTCACCATCGCCTACTGGCTTGCGCGCTACGGCTTCGACGTCACCGTCGTCGAACGTGCGCCACACCTGCGTCCGGGTGGGCAGGCGCTCGACGTGCGTGGGCCGGCGCTCACGGTCGCGGAACGTATGGGCATCCTCGCCAGGCTCCGCGAGCACAGCACCAGGCTGACGGGGTTCTCGATGGTCGACGCCAACGGCAAGGAGACACACCGGAGCGAGGAGCGCACCCTCACGGGCGGGCGTTTCGAGAGCCCTGATGTTGAAATCATGCGCGACGACCTTTGCCGCGTGCTGCACGAGGTAGTGGGCAACCGGGTGGAGTACCTCTTCGACGATTCGGTCGCGTCGCTCACTCAGAACACGTCGGGGGTCGACGTTACGTTCGAGCGCGCAGCTTCTCGCCGCTTCGAGCTCATCGTAGGCGCAGACGGCCTGCACTCTCGGGTGCGGAAGCTCGCGTTCGGCCCCGAGCCGCGGTTCCTCCGCCGTCTTGGCAATTCGTACATCGCGGTCTTCGGCATGCCGAACTTCCTCGGTCTCGAGCGCTGGGAGGTCATGTACCAGGACGAGGGAACCGGTGTCGGCGCGATGGTCATGGCCTTACGCAAGGATGCCAACGCGCGGGCGTATGTCGGCTTCACGGCCGCCGAGCCTATCGAGTACGACTACCGTGACATCGTGGCTCAGAAGCGCCTCATGGCCGAGCGCCTCTCGGGCGGCGGGTGGGTGCTACCACAGATTGTCGAGCACATGATGACGGCGCCCGACTTCCACTTCGATTCAATCAGCCAAATCCGCATGGAGGGTTGGTCACGCGGACGCATCGTGCTCGTCGGCGACGCGGGATACAGCGTCGCACTGGCATCGGGACAGGGCACGTCGGTCGCAATGGTGGGCGCGTACGTTCTCGCCGGTGAACTCGCCAGGCACAAGGATGACCTGGCGAGTGGCATCACCTCGTATGAAAGCGCTCTGCGCGACTACGTGATTCGCAATCAGGACATGGCGGTCAAGCAACACGAGCAGAACGCCAGTCTGCAAGCGCCGGCGGTCGGCGAACCGACGGACGAAGGAGAGAACGGCGCCGCGGATGGCCTCCCCGACTTCGGTGCACTGACGCTGCCGTTCGAACTCAAGGACTACGAGGGGTTGGTGAGGCAGTCATGA
- a CDS encoding LysR family transcriptional regulator: MELRHLRYFVTIAEEQSFRRAAGRLHVSQSPLSRQMKDLEDEMGVELFAPEGRGIKLTAAGKIFAERARSILGSVDTAIEEAKGIAEGRLGTVVIGFETGTTFVGALLSLVAALRRRTPRVGLQLVPMSSLEQWTALRQGTITFGYGAYAPSDDSLGHLEMSRDRLGVLLSSEHRLARLEKIRLRDLENERVLLQPRHLYPRLHADIIMAARAQGATLHVTAEVLDLEALLALVVIGDAITFLTEKFWEPASQASLMWRPVEDLHINLSEFVTWRVEDADTPVVRALLESAREVSPFLRGTADRTRSSTAAQRKRHSKR, encoded by the coding sequence ATGGAACTCCGACATCTGCGCTACTTCGTCACCATCGCCGAGGAGCAAAGCTTCCGTCGCGCGGCCGGGCGACTCCACGTCTCACAGTCGCCGCTGAGCCGGCAAATGAAGGACCTCGAGGACGAGATGGGCGTTGAACTCTTCGCGCCCGAGGGGCGAGGAATCAAGCTCACGGCTGCTGGGAAGATTTTCGCGGAGAGAGCCAGAAGCATCCTTGGGAGCGTCGACACGGCCATTGAGGAAGCCAAGGGAATCGCCGAAGGCAGACTTGGCACCGTGGTCATCGGCTTTGAAACGGGGACGACCTTCGTGGGTGCATTGTTGTCCCTCGTCGCGGCGCTTCGCCGACGAACGCCCCGTGTCGGCCTGCAACTCGTCCCCATGAGCAGCCTCGAGCAGTGGACGGCGCTGAGGCAGGGGACGATTACCTTCGGCTATGGTGCATACGCGCCCAGTGACGACTCCTTGGGTCACCTGGAGATGAGCCGTGACCGGCTCGGGGTGCTTCTCTCCTCTGAGCATCGGCTCGCACGACTCGAGAAGATCCGGCTTCGAGACCTTGAGAACGAGCGCGTGCTACTCCAGCCACGTCATCTCTATCCGCGGCTCCACGCGGACATCATCATGGCGGCGCGCGCACAGGGCGCGACGCTGCACGTGACGGCGGAGGTGCTCGACCTGGAGGCGCTCCTGGCACTGGTCGTTATCGGCGACGCGATTACCTTCCTGACGGAGAAGTTCTGGGAGCCAGCATCGCAAGCCTCATTGATGTGGCGGCCCGTAGAGGACCTCCACATCAACCTGAGTGAGTTCGTCACATGGCGCGTGGAGGACGCCGACACGCCCGTGGTGCGAGCGCTGCTCGAGAGTGCACGCGAAGTGAGTCCGTTCCTGCGAGGCACTGCGGACCGCACGCGCTCCTCCACGGCCGCCCAGCGAAAACGTCACAGCAAGCGCTGA
- a CDS encoding glycosyltransferase: MASTNDVSRKPATFLLASSGAPGHLLRVLDLAQQLTARGNRVLFKAKASLAADVKAVGAEHLPHERMLDVQDIGDLAQLTSLPPWMPSVPFGITMFRSIGQANNVQLARELEPVLKREKVDCVVHDFFELGAAWAAERAGIPWASAGNMGTVLTADELPLIFSTMPSMKPFFRFPALTHLLMGQLMPLNEARAQLGLSPYRGRSAHLVQAAASPKLHIIMGHRGLAGDIPLRDNQLFVGPTTANSSTSRKEAPRIEPGTVIVSTTTTHADNGLFRRVLEAVSPMNVPVLATAAGASDVPSGLGSHIRIERYVPHDEVFPKARALITHGGWGAVGRALYTGLPMLVIPLVGDQTLNASLVERAGLGRYLPLEKATPERIRSELQALLADESLRARARKVSSEIQQLKSGQVAARALEKLAFEGNVDVKSISAAA, translated from the coding sequence ATGGCATCCACGAATGATGTTTCCCGGAAACCCGCGACCTTCCTGCTGGCGAGCTCGGGGGCGCCGGGGCATCTGCTTCGCGTCCTGGACCTCGCGCAGCAGCTCACCGCGCGGGGCAACCGGGTGCTGTTCAAGGCGAAGGCGAGCCTGGCGGCCGATGTGAAGGCCGTCGGCGCGGAGCACCTGCCTCATGAGCGGATGCTCGACGTCCAGGACATTGGCGATCTCGCCCAGCTCACGAGTCTGCCGCCCTGGATGCCGTCGGTCCCCTTCGGCATCACGATGTTCCGGAGCATCGGCCAGGCGAACAACGTCCAGCTCGCGCGAGAGCTGGAGCCTGTCTTGAAGCGCGAGAAGGTGGACTGCGTGGTCCACGACTTCTTCGAGCTGGGCGCGGCCTGGGCCGCCGAGCGCGCCGGCATTCCCTGGGCGAGCGCTGGGAACATGGGTACGGTCCTCACGGCGGATGAGCTGCCGCTGATCTTCAGCACGATGCCGTCCATGAAGCCCTTCTTCCGGTTCCCCGCGCTGACGCACCTGCTGATGGGCCAGCTGATGCCGTTGAACGAGGCGAGGGCCCAGCTCGGTCTGTCCCCCTATCGTGGCCGCTCGGCGCACCTCGTCCAGGCCGCGGCCTCGCCCAAGCTCCACATCATCATGGGCCACCGGGGACTCGCCGGGGACATTCCGCTGCGCGACAACCAGCTCTTCGTCGGGCCGACGACCGCCAACAGTTCCACGAGCCGCAAGGAAGCGCCGCGCATCGAGCCCGGGACCGTGATCGTCAGCACGACGACGACCCATGCGGACAATGGCTTGTTCCGGCGCGTGTTGGAGGCGGTCTCGCCCATGAACGTCCCCGTGCTCGCCACGGCCGCGGGGGCCTCGGATGTTCCCTCCGGGCTCGGCTCCCACATCCGCATCGAGCGCTACGTTCCCCACGACGAGGTGTTCCCCAAGGCCCGGGCGTTGATCACCCACGGGGGTTGGGGCGCGGTGGGTCGCGCCCTGTACACGGGTCTGCCCATGCTGGTCATCCCCCTCGTTGGAGACCAGACCCTCAACGCGTCGCTGGTCGAGCGCGCGGGGCTCGGGCGCTACCTGCCCCTGGAGAAGGCGACCCCCGAGCGGATCCGCTCCGAGTTGCAGGCGCTCCTGGCCGACGAGTCGCTGCGGGCCCGCGCCCGGAAGGTCTCCTCGGAGATTCAGCAGCTCAAGAGCGGGCAGGTCGCCGCGCGCGCCCTCGAGAAGCTGGCCTTCGAGGGGAACGTGGACGTCAAGAGCATTTCCGCCGCGGCCTAG
- a CDS encoding glycoside hydrolase family 5 protein has protein sequence MAVLHLSLLGGCGIQEPPPPGEQPPVVVEPGPTTPTSPATPTDPATPTNPTNPTPAPVASPVATNGKLQVVGNQIQNQNGVAVQLKGMSLFWSQWGGAFYNASVVNSLADNWKVTVVRAAMGVEEGGYLTNPAAEKARVKTVVDAAIAKGIYVIIDWHDHNATQHTAQAKAFFTEMAQLYKNTPNVIFEIFNEPDYESWNEVRAYAVEIIGAIRGVGAPNLVVVGTPTWSQGVDAAASNPITQYPNVAYTLHFYAGTHGQWLRDRADAALSKGIALFVTEFGTCDASGNGNLKLDETGRWIDFMNSRKLSWANWSLHDKPETASALVPGASTTGNWPDSALTPSGAFIKQKLLQ, from the coding sequence ATGGCGGTCCTCCACCTGTCGCTCCTCGGCGGGTGCGGGATCCAGGAGCCGCCCCCTCCCGGGGAACAGCCTCCAGTGGTGGTAGAGCCTGGCCCCACCACCCCCACCTCTCCCGCCACTCCGACCGACCCGGCCACGCCAACCAATCCCACCAACCCGACTCCGGCGCCCGTGGCCTCACCCGTGGCCACGAATGGCAAGCTCCAGGTGGTGGGCAATCAAATCCAGAACCAGAATGGCGTGGCCGTCCAGCTCAAGGGGATGAGCCTCTTCTGGAGCCAGTGGGGCGGCGCGTTCTACAACGCCTCCGTCGTCAACTCGCTCGCGGACAACTGGAAGGTCACCGTGGTGCGCGCCGCCATGGGCGTGGAGGAAGGCGGCTATCTCACCAACCCCGCGGCGGAGAAGGCCCGGGTGAAGACCGTCGTCGACGCGGCCATCGCCAAGGGCATCTACGTGATCATCGACTGGCATGATCACAACGCCACGCAGCACACCGCGCAGGCCAAGGCGTTCTTCACCGAGATGGCGCAGCTCTACAAGAACACCCCCAATGTCATCTTCGAGATCTTCAACGAGCCGGACTACGAGTCCTGGAACGAGGTGCGCGCCTACGCCGTGGAAATCATTGGCGCCATCCGCGGCGTCGGCGCTCCCAACCTCGTGGTGGTGGGCACGCCGACCTGGTCGCAGGGAGTGGACGCGGCCGCCAGCAACCCCATCACCCAGTACCCCAACGTGGCCTATACGCTGCACTTCTACGCGGGCACGCACGGGCAATGGCTGCGCGACAGGGCGGATGCGGCACTGTCCAAGGGCATCGCCCTGTTCGTGACGGAGTTCGGCACCTGCGACGCGTCCGGCAATGGCAATCTCAAACTCGACGAGACCGGGCGGTGGATCGACTTCATGAACAGCCGCAAGCTGAGCTGGGCCAACTGGTCGCTGCACGACAAGCCCGAGACCGCCTCCGCGCTCGTCCCCGGCGCGAGCACCACCGGCAACTGGCCTGACTCGGCCCTCACGCCCTCCGGCGCATTCATCAAGCAGAAGCTGTTGCAGTAA